The Pecten maximus chromosome 12, xPecMax1.1, whole genome shotgun sequence genome includes a region encoding these proteins:
- the LOC117338950 gene encoding microfibril-associated glycoprotein 4-like, giving the protein MFRFRKNSLLNLYLEKENETEHILVNHDPQEAFSLGFIMRLCSKNAEVAQRYKLWIFLAKRLGAVDHPSDCSQVNSAYCSGVFRITPSSGLNYDVFCDLDTENGSWTVFQNRQDGEVDFYRNWADYQKGFGDLNGNFWAGLDIIHQLTLKDSVLLIELVSWSGVVAYARYSEFSIASESSGYQLSVAGFSGNVTFDAMSYHNDRGFSTYDKNDRFCASRAFGGWWYRNCYDCNLNGPYKRDNGSDIYSSMVWLKFLPNRRYVPLMKTRMLVKPSDD; this is encoded by the exons ATGTTCAGATTTAGAAAGAATTCATTGTTGAACTTGTACCTGGAGAAAGAGAATGAAACAGAGCACATCCTTGTTAATCATGATCCTCAAGAGGCGTTCAGCCTTGGATTTATCATGAGACTGTGTAGCAAG aacgccgagGTGGCGCAGCGCTATAAGCTGTGGATATTTCTGGCTaagcgattgggtgccgtagatc ATCCTTCCGACTGTAGCCAAGTGAACTCTGCCTATTGCTCCGGTGTCTTTAGAATTACGCCGAGTTCTGGATTAAATTATGACGTGTTCTGTGACCTCGATACAGAAAACGGATCATGGACT GTATTTCAAAACAGACAGGACGGTGAGGTGGATTTCTACAGAAATTGGGCGGACTACCAAAAAGGCTTCGGAGACTTGAACGGAAATTTTTGGGCGG GGCTGGATATAATCCATCAACTCACCCTCAAGGATTCCGTCCTGCTGATAGAGTTGGTCTCATGGTCTGGCGTTGTTGCTTATGCCCGGTATTCGGAATTCAGCATCGCAAGCGAGTCAAGTGGGTACCAGCTCTCTGTTGCAGGATTTTCAGGAAACGTTACAT TTGACGCAATGAGTTACCATAATGACCGCGGGTTCTCTACCTACGATAAAAACGATCGCTTTTGCGCAAGCCGAGCATTCGGCGGCTGGTGGTACAGGAACTGTTATGATTGTAATCTTAATGGTCCATACAAGAGAGATAATGGCAGTGATATTTACTCCTCGATGGTGTGGTTGAAGTTCCTCCCCAACCGGAGATATGTACCTTTGATGAAAACTAGAATGTTGGTGAAACCGTCGGATGATTAA